Proteins encoded by one window of Misgurnus anguillicaudatus chromosome 4, ASM2758022v2, whole genome shotgun sequence:
- the shbg gene encoding sex hormone-binding globulin, with translation MNYLKEVVVVLLLVQYLILPARGVSGGQISGRGVINLAHRQTAWTPVIQTRANLSEVRSIRSFFEFRTFDPEGAIFYGDTKEGKDWFVLSLRNGIPEMQIGKADILVSIKGGRRLNDGAWHLLELRSEGKFVVLEVNNEEELVVGLHSELTEDELTGKIRLGLGGMLVDKQKLFNPFHPDMDACIRGGHWLNLSSLWDTDPMWEPQPCFSEIKRGSYFPGTGMVTFNTSDLPGLKTEEAGITVKIFGSWTGATLSLQSTDFEYVLGELDRHTDVKAVQLGSKEGSETTALPREPAALTFNILKHLLVVNGKPEHETESLDFFSMWKNGMLLTFGGVPGESEAAKSSHRLRGCLEKILVQDQVIDLDQALYKHSTVSSHSCPKEAMNELS, from the exons ATATCTGGCAGGGGAGTCATCAATCTCGCACACAGACAGACCGCATGGACTCCCGTAATACAGACAAGAGCAAATCTCAGTGAAGTCAGAAG CATCCGATCTTTCTTTGAATTCCGGACTTTTGACCCAGAAGGGGCCATCTTCTATGGAGACACAAAGGAAGGAAAGGACTGGTTTGTGCTTTCACTGCGTAATGGTATACCTGAAATGCAGATCGGGAAAGCAGACATTTTAGTTAGTATAAAAGGAGGCCGCAGACTCAATGATGGAGCCTGGCACTTG CTGGAATTGCGCAGTGAAGGTAAATTTGTGGTGTTAGAGGTAAACAACGAAGAGGAACTTGTAGTCGGACTCCATTCTGAGCTGACAGAGGATGAACTAACAGGAAAAATACGTCTGGGTCTTGGCGGCATGTTGGTGGACAAACAGAAGCTCTTTAATCCT TTTCACCCAGATATGGATGCTTGTATAAGGGGTGGACACTGGCTAAATCTAAGCTCCCTCTGGGATACAGACCCAATGTGGGAACCCCAACCTTGCTTCTCTGAGATCAAAAGAGGCAGTTACTTTCCAGGAACTGGGATGGTTACGTTTAATACATCCG ATCTTCCTGGACTTAAGACAGAAGAGGCTGGTATCACAGTAAAGATCTTTGGATCTTGGACTGGGGCAACCCTGAGTCTCCAAAGTACAGACTTTGAGTATGTTTTGGGAGAGTtggacagacatacagatgTCAAG GCGGTTCAGTTAGGCTCGAAAGAAGGATCAGAAACCACTGCCCTTCCCCGTGAACCTGCAGCACTTACTTTCAACATACTGAAACATTTACTTGTGGTAAACGGCAAACCAGAGCACGAAACGGAAAGTCTGGACTTTTTCTCCATGTGGAAAAATGGGATGCTTCTGACTTTTGGGGGAGTGCCAG GTGAGAGTGAGGCGGCAAAAAGTTCACATCGCCTGCGTGGGTGTTTGGAGAAAATCCTTGTCCAGGACCAGGTCATTGATCTTGATCAAGCTTTATACAAACACTCAACAGTGTCATCTCATAGCTGTCCTAAAGAAGCAATGAATGAACTCAGTTAA